Below is a window of Candidatus Methanoperedens sp. DNA.
ATTAATGAAATAATTGCTACTATAATTGTAAACCCTGTTATGGATTTTTCCGCTTCCTCCATTTTCAGTGGTGGCTGTGGAGGGATAGGCTCAGACTTTACTGAAAAGGCTTTTGGCTGGGGAAAATTATCTTTCGCATTTTTAGCGCCTAATTTAATAACATACTCCCCGCTGCCTTGAAAATCATTCCAGTAATTTCCCATTTTGTCCAGATCCCATGAATTCAGGCCGCTATTATCATAAGCCTGGTCTTTATTATCTATGAGATTATTCTGGTATATGATATTTGTTTTTGAAGAATATGCATAAACTCCGATTTTATTGCCCTTTATATTATTATTGAAAATCTTATTATCATTTGAAGCATATAAATTAATACCATATCCTGAGTTTGATTCGATAGTATTCCCTGAAATGATGTTGTTACTGCTTCCCTGATATATGGAAATACCCACTGAATTACCAGTGATGATCAGGTTTGAAACAGTATTTCCACTCCCTTTATAAATCGCAACCCCGGCATCTTCCTGTCCCCCACCACCGCTGTTCTTTATTGTAAATCCGGTTATTACTATGTTGTTTACTTCATCTATCCTGATCCCGCTACTGGTTTTTCTGCCTTCAATAATAGTTTTTTCCCTGTTTTTTCCTGTTATTGAAATTCCATTTGTTTTGATAAGAGGATTTTCATTGTATATGCCCTCGTCTACAAGAATCGTATCGCCTGTTTTTGCAGCATCGATAGCTGATTGAATAGTTGTATAGGTCTTACCCTGTCCGACCTGAAGAGTTGCTGCTGTTGCATAACTGGTGATTAATAATACGAGACAAATAAAAAGACAAACTTTTTTTAATACCATAATTTCACCGGTATGGTATCGTCTTATAACTTTAAAAAGATTATGAATTAATGCAAGTTATTTAGTTGCATTAACTCTTACATTGATTGTCTGGATTCTTGGCTCCCCACGCATCGGTTTGAAATATAATCCAAGCCTGTATTCTCCTGTAGTGTTAAAAATATAACTATTTCTTGCCCTGAGAACCATATCCGGGATTTTCTTATCCATTTCAACAATTGTATAGTCGGAATCCATCTTATTAATCCACAGAACCATATCTCCCGGTTCTATATTCAGATTATCGGGGAAGTATTTGTCATCTTTAACAAATGTTGTAAAGTTCTTTCCAGTAGGTGTTGCTACAACAACAGGCTCAGGTGTGGGGGCAGGAGTCGGCGTTTGTGTCTCGATGATCTCTGGAGCAGGAGTATTTGTCGGAGTTGGTGTTGGTGATGGGCTGGGTGTCGGAACCGGGGTAAATTCCCTTACATCCCCGGGATAAAGTGTTATCGGAATTACCCTTGCTTCGATCTTTTGCCCATTAACTATTAGAGTTATAGTTATATCATAAGTACCTGCAAGGCTTCTTCCTTCCATCTCTTTGATTGTATGGAATTTTGCACTGATCGATTTTACTGTTCCGGGTTCAATCTCTGTTCCAAATTCTATCGGGTCAATAAACCTTGTTTTCTTTTCCTCGCTCATTGTTTTTAAATAAAGATTCGCAAGAGAATCATCAAGAGTCTTAAGCCTGGCTTTTATTTCTATGGTCTCATTTGTGATTTTTTCAGAGCCTGTATTAGCAATAAATAATTGGGCTATTACAGCTTCTCCTGCCCTCACGTCATCTCTATCAAACTTTATATCAACTATATTCGCATTGAGGTCTGGATTGGCCCTATCGAATTTTTGTATCTCGACAGGTGTTCCTTTCGTAGCACCCTCACCTGTACAACCGGATAACGCTGTGGCTATTAGGATTATTAGTATAATGGAAAGATATTTGTTCATTGTTACCATTATAGAATTTGCATTCATTGCTTAAAAAGTTTTCTCATTATAATAATGATCACGATATCGTATAATAACCTGTTGATGTTTTTACAAATAATTTTATACCAATACAGTTAATTCTATCCTGATGAGCAGATCAGTAATGTTATTACTATTTTTAATAGTATTAATAATCATTCCTGTAAATGCCGAAACAACACAATGGTACACTTATGAGAAAGGTATGGATGCTGCAAGTTCAATGGAAAAACCCGTAATTCTTGATTTTTATGCAGATTGGTGCAGCCCGTGCATAGAAATGGAAAAGAGCACGTATCCTGACCCGCGTGTTGTTTCGGAACTGAAGGATTTTGTTGCTATAAAAGTAAATACGCAGATAAGGATCGATATCGAAAATAAATATAATATAGCATATTATCCTACAATCGTATTTCTTGATCCGAAGGGCAGTGAGATCTCACGGCATGTCGGATATCTCGGGCCTGAAGATATGGTGCAGACTATAAAGGAATCACGCGGTAAATTACCAAAGGAAGCACCGGGATTCCAGGCATTATACTTGCTATTAGCGGTCTCATTGTTGATCATAAAAAGAAGAATCACCGGATGAATTAAGAGTCATCGGGTGAATTT
It encodes the following:
- a CDS encoding DUF255 domain-containing protein, with the protein product MSRSVMLLLFLIVLIIIPVNAETTQWYTYEKGMDAASSMEKPVILDFYADWCSPCIEMEKSTYPDPRVVSELKDFVAIKVNTQIRIDIENKYNIAYYPTIVFLDPKGSEISRHVGYLGPEDMVQTIKESRGKLPKEAPGFQALYLLLAVSLLIIKRRITG